A single genomic interval of Helianthus annuus cultivar XRQ/B chromosome 13, HanXRQr2.0-SUNRISE, whole genome shotgun sequence harbors:
- the LOC110920605 gene encoding 3beta-hydroxysteroid-dehydrogenase/decarboxylase: MAGPQERWCVVTGGRGFAARHLVDMLIRYEIYSVRIADLGPDIKLEPYEERGNLGQALRLGRAQYVSMDLCDKSQVLKACEGAEVVFHMAAPDSSINNYKLHYSVNVQGTKNVIEACTKLNVKRLIYTSSPSVVFDGIHGIFNGDESLSYPSKHNDSYSETKAEGEALVIKANGVNGLLTCCIRPSSIFGPGDKLLVPSLVAAARAGKSKFIIGDGTNMYDFTYVENVAHAHVCAERALASDGSASKKAAGEAYFITNMEPIKFWEFMSLILVGLGYERPRIKIPAFVMMPIAHMVERIYKIFAPYGMKVPQLTPSRIRLLTCNRTFNSAKANDRIGYSPIVTLQEGLKRTIESYSDLRAELLPRKEGPSKAAIYLGNGIAGDIFLWRNTRLTWTAILGLILFYINYVLPGSTMISAVSKVLMWASIVLFLHAKLPDHLMGYSIEKIPESKFRSSEEATRRTALLVASSWNCAVDHLKSISSGNDWILFFKMALCLFTLSWIGSMSLQNFFVKVLPFAFVVFYIYDRYEDEVDRVLEKVFPVKRLSNPEVLRLLNPFKPLDKHD, from the exons ATGGCTGGTCCACAAGAGAGGTGGTGTGTTGTGACGGGTGGAAGAGGCTTTGCTGCTCGACATCTAGTTGATATGCTCATCAGGTATGAAATATATTCAGTTAGGATTGCTGATTTGGGTCCTGATATCAAGCTGGAACCCTACGAGGAGAGGGGAAACCTTGGTCAAGCTTTACGCTTAGGTCGTGCTCAATACGTATCTATGGATCTCTGTGACAAATCTCAAGTATTAAAAG CTTGTGAAGGGGCTGAAGTTGTTTTCCATATGGCTGCACCGGATTCATCTATAAATAACTACAAGCTCCATTATTCAGTCAATGTGCAAG GCACGAAGAATGTAATCGAGGCTTGTACTAAACTGAACGTGAAGAGGCTAATCTATACGAGTTCCCCAAGTGTGGTTTTCGATGGTATTCATGGAATATTCAATGGAGATGAATCATTGTCTTATCCTTCTAAG CACAATGATTCATATTCTGAAACCAAAGCTGAGGGTGAGGCACTAGTTATTAAGGCTAATGGGGTGAACGGGCTTTTAACATGCTGCATTCGTCCTAGCAGCATTTTTGGTCCCGGTGATAAGTTGCTTGTTCCCTCTTTAGTTGCTGCAGCAAGGGCTGGGAAATCAAAGTTTATTATTGGGGATGGCACAAACATGTATGATTTCACCTATGTTGAGAATGTTGCACATGCTCATGTGTGTGCTGAAAGAGCTCTAGCCTCAGATGGCTCTGCTTCAAAGAAAGCTGCAGGCGAG GCTTACTTTATAACGAATATGGAGCCTATCAAGTTTTGGGAGTTCATGTCACTTATTCTTGTTGGCCTTGGCTACGAAAg GCCAAGAATCAAGATTCCTGCGTTTGTGATGATGCCTATTGCACATATGGTGGAGCGCATTTACAAAATCTTTGCTCCATATGGCATGAAGGTCCCACAGTTGACCCCTTCAAGAATCCGACTTTTGACTTGCAACAGAACATTCAATTCTGCAAAAGCAAATGATCGTATTGGCTATTCACCAATTGTCACCCTTCAG GAGGGTCTGAAAAGGACTATCGAGTCATACTCGGATCTTAGGGCTGAGCTTTTGCCTAGAAAGGAAGGCCCTTCTAAAGCTGCCATATATCTTGGAAACGGAATAG CTGGGGACATTTTTCTTTGGAGAAATACTCGGTTGACATGGACTGCGATTCTTGGGTTGATCTTATTTTACATTAATTATGTGTTACCTGGAAGTACCATGATAAGTGCTGTTTCGAAGGTCCTCATGTGGGCTTCAATCGTTCTCTTTCTTCATGCGAAATTGCCCGATCATCT AATGGGATATTCAATTGAGAAAATCCCAGAATCAAAGTTTAGGTCTTCAGAAGAAGCGACCCGTAGAACTGCTTTATTAGTGGCATCCTCATGGAATTGTGCCGTTGACCATTTGAAATCTATTTCCAGCGGGAACGACTGGATTCTATTCTTCAAg ATGGCTCTATGTCTCTTCACTTTAAGCTGGATCGGGTCAATGTCATTGCAAAACTTTTTCGTCAAAG TACTTCCCTTTGCCTTTGTCGTGTTCTACATTTACGATCGATATGAAGATGAAGTTGACAGGGTTCTTGAAAAAGTTTTCCCAGTCAAACGTTTGTCAAATCCCGAGGTCTTAAGATTATTGAATCCTTTCAAGCCGCTTGACAAACACGATTGA